The Cerasicoccus sp. TK19100 genome window below encodes:
- a CDS encoding ribose-phosphate diphosphokinase, with protein MKEQELKIFTGNANPKLAEEICQYLGCRLGKAIVTTFPDGETFVRIDENIRGRDIFLVQPTCGPANHHLMELLIMIDAARRASASRITAVLPFFGYARQDRKDQPRVPITAKLVANLIAAAGATRVLAMDLHAQQIQGFFDIPVDHLYASPVFSNYLQQLKLESDLVVYSPDVGGMKMAAAYAEILNAPLGFVAKKRMSATDVEAFNLVGDVDGKDVLLIDDMTETAGTLTAAAKLLKKNGANSVRAAVTHGVLNDIGYERLKSGILDELITTNTTPIEPRDLPITVLSVAELLGKAIMHIHSNESVTSLFEIKGF; from the coding sequence ATGAAAGAACAGGAACTTAAAATCTTCACGGGTAACGCCAATCCCAAATTGGCCGAGGAGATCTGCCAATATCTAGGCTGTCGCTTGGGTAAGGCGATCGTCACGACCTTCCCCGATGGCGAAACCTTCGTGCGCATCGACGAAAATATCCGCGGACGCGATATCTTCCTCGTGCAGCCCACCTGCGGCCCTGCGAACCATCATCTGATGGAGCTCCTGATCATGATTGATGCCGCCCGCCGCGCATCGGCCAGCCGCATTACGGCCGTGCTGCCGTTCTTCGGCTACGCCCGCCAGGACCGCAAGGACCAGCCGCGCGTGCCGATTACTGCCAAGCTCGTGGCCAATCTGATTGCTGCCGCCGGTGCGACCCGTGTCCTCGCGATGGACCTCCACGCCCAGCAAATTCAGGGCTTCTTTGATATCCCGGTCGATCATCTTTACGCGTCTCCCGTGTTCTCTAACTACCTGCAGCAGCTCAAGCTGGAGAGCGATCTAGTGGTCTATTCGCCGGACGTTGGCGGGATGAAAATGGCCGCCGCCTACGCGGAAATCCTCAATGCGCCGCTGGGCTTCGTTGCCAAAAAGCGCATGAGCGCCACGGACGTGGAGGCCTTCAATCTCGTGGGCGATGTCGACGGCAAGGACGTGCTCCTGATCGACGACATGACCGAGACTGCCGGCACGCTGACCGCTGCCGCCAAGCTTCTTAAGAAGAACGGCGCTAACAGCGTTCGCGCCGCCGTCACCCACGGCGTCTTGAACGACATTGGCTACGAGCGCCTCAAGTCCGGCATTCTCGATGAGCTGATCACAACCAACACCACGCCCATTGAACCGCGCGACCTGCCCATCACGGTGCTCTCCGTCGCCGAGCTCCTCGGCAAGGCGATCATGCACATCCACAGCAACGAATCCGTCACCAGCCTCTTCGAGATCAAGGGCTTCTAA
- a CDS encoding secretin N-terminal domain-containing protein produces the protein MKTPKAITTIALITLSFVLMPHPADTAETKEIAEIDFGPSIDEGEQLVFGEDEVISIDYHNEDVRTIIREVADRYDLNLVIPNDLRGNTSIKLSNVTWRQVFSICLEPLGYTYIDDRNIVRIIKIADLSREPFITRVFLINYAEAGKMQDALLPMTDGSKGGRVQVDQRTNALLVTERPSRMNDIQAIIDRLDRPTPQVSIEAKLFELVTRERFDSDADESDAADSVIDDINEKGSAIYNPQAADELLRKLETVKGARLVTTMKVIALDEQDAGVQVTKRFPVPHFSYNEAKGAFVADGFEYQTVDANLMVRPEVNSAGFIRLRITPKLTTRIGETSFAGQGVAASLPLTSSKTFSTTMIVKDGFTLMLGGVGESINQHLVAPTPAGTSTAADQPPVEEIITSNFVIFVTAKTLNPDGTNYEDIADPRVLREMKITDSELPGYQIPEEQLELLNQIRDQRNESARQEAELEYREELEAGRSN, from the coding sequence ATGAAAACTCCAAAAGCAATCACCACAATTGCCCTGATCACATTAAGCTTCGTGCTGATGCCGCACCCTGCTGATACGGCAGAAACTAAAGAAATAGCAGAAATCGATTTCGGTCCCTCAATCGACGAAGGCGAACAATTGGTTTTCGGTGAAGATGAAGTTATCTCCATCGATTATCACAATGAAGACGTGCGCACGATCATTCGAGAAGTTGCCGACAGATATGACCTAAATTTGGTGATCCCAAATGACTTAAGGGGTAATACTAGCATAAAGCTGAGTAACGTAACCTGGCGACAGGTTTTCAGTATTTGTTTGGAGCCACTCGGCTATACTTACATAGATGATCGCAACATCGTTCGCATCATAAAAATAGCTGATCTGAGTCGTGAGCCTTTTATTACACGAGTCTTTCTGATCAATTACGCTGAGGCAGGGAAGATGCAGGACGCGCTCTTGCCCATGACGGATGGCAGCAAGGGAGGACGCGTTCAAGTTGACCAACGAACAAACGCGCTCCTAGTCACGGAGCGCCCGTCGCGGATGAATGACATCCAAGCGATCATTGACCGACTGGATCGTCCGACCCCGCAAGTATCAATTGAGGCCAAGCTGTTCGAACTCGTGACTCGCGAGCGTTTCGATAGTGACGCAGATGAATCCGATGCGGCGGATTCCGTCATCGATGATATCAATGAAAAGGGGTCGGCCATATACAATCCGCAAGCCGCCGATGAATTATTGCGTAAGCTGGAGACGGTTAAAGGCGCGCGGCTGGTGACGACCATGAAAGTCATCGCATTGGATGAGCAGGATGCGGGTGTCCAAGTGACCAAGCGCTTTCCGGTGCCGCATTTTTCTTACAATGAAGCGAAGGGAGCTTTCGTTGCGGATGGATTTGAATACCAAACAGTGGATGCGAACCTAATGGTCCGCCCCGAAGTTAACAGCGCCGGCTTCATTCGCTTAAGGATTACGCCCAAACTAACCACTCGCATCGGCGAAACGAGCTTTGCCGGTCAAGGCGTTGCGGCAAGCCTGCCGCTGACCTCATCGAAAACGTTTTCAACCACGATGATCGTCAAAGATGGTTTCACCCTGATGCTGGGTGGAGTCGGCGAGTCGATTAATCAGCACTTGGTAGCGCCGACTCCGGCAGGTACCTCAACAGCAGCAGACCAACCTCCCGTTGAAGAAATCATAACAAGCAACTTCGTTATCTTTGTAACCGCAAAAACACTCAATCCCGACGGAACCAATTACGAGGATATTGCCGACCCGCGAGTCCTACGCGAAATGAAGATTACTGACAGCGAGCTCCCCGGCTACCAAATCCCCGAAGAGCAACTTGAATTGCTGAACCAAATACGCGACCAGCGCAATGAGTCTGCTCGCCAAGAGGCGGAGCTTGAGTATCGAGAAGAACTTGAGGCTGGCAGGAGTAATTGA
- a CDS encoding PEP-CTERM sorting domain-containing protein — MKNVLTLPLAFLSLSASGAIIDNFQSDTVGEAPTDWYNANNWTVELDPTDPTNKVLNTQSREGNQLSGISATIGASSTLTLQFDFYIGSTSLTDLTIGMTGIADLSTASFSDFGPITRLQNGDIRLYQGDGSGGGAYTDADQSIDINTWYTMSMIIDNANNTVTSTITGGAFSSPSILTSSSQSTFAFRQDTSGNLVNFAIYGNTNNRNSSNPILIDNISIIPEPSTYGLLLAACVLGLALVRRHQQ; from the coding sequence ATGAAAAACGTCCTCACACTCCCCCTCGCGTTCCTTTCGCTCAGCGCCTCTGGTGCCATCATCGACAACTTCCAATCCGATACCGTAGGTGAAGCGCCAACCGATTGGTATAACGCCAACAATTGGACCGTAGAACTCGATCCTACTGATCCGACTAACAAGGTTCTGAACACGCAGAGCCGTGAAGGAAATCAATTAAGCGGCATAAGCGCCACGATTGGTGCCAGTTCAACCTTAACCCTTCAGTTCGATTTCTACATTGGCTCCACGAGCTTGACTGATTTAACCATTGGCATGACGGGGATTGCGGATCTGTCGACCGCCAGCTTCTCCGATTTTGGCCCGATAACACGATTGCAGAATGGCGATATTCGTCTCTATCAGGGCGATGGCTCAGGCGGAGGCGCTTACACGGATGCCGACCAGTCAATAGACATCAATACATGGTATACGATGAGCATGATTATTGACAATGCCAACAATACGGTAACGAGCACGATTACCGGAGGCGCTTTCAGCTCCCCCAGCATTCTGACCAGCAGTTCGCAGTCAACGTTTGCCTTCCGCCAAGACACCTCTGGCAACTTGGTCAATTTCGCGATCTACGGCAATACGAACAATAGGAATTCGTCGAATCCTATCCTGATTGACAACATATCCATCATTCCCGAGCCAAGTACTTATGGTCTGTTGCTGGCAGCCTGTGTATTGGGGTTAGCCCTTGTGCGTCGCCACCAGCAGTAG
- a CDS encoding OmpH family outer membrane protein, translating into MRKILITLLAFGAMSVAFAQNSPVILTVNVAKLYDGYWKAKEAEAKFQSSIENAQQEIQSMIQEGMQMTEQLQAMQAEASSPAISEERKQEIAKEAQTKIQTIQQKERDVNQFRQTTDRQLQQRRQAITELHLSDIQAVVTEVAKGKGADLVLNTQGLAVVYSSEAMDITEEVMTKLNADKP; encoded by the coding sequence ATGAGAAAAATCCTGATCACCCTCCTCGCATTCGGCGCCATGAGCGTTGCTTTTGCGCAGAATTCCCCGGTCATCCTCACGGTAAACGTTGCTAAGCTTTACGACGGTTACTGGAAGGCCAAGGAAGCCGAAGCAAAGTTCCAGAGCTCCATTGAAAACGCGCAGCAGGAAATCCAGAGCATGATCCAAGAGGGCATGCAAATGACTGAGCAGCTGCAGGCTATGCAGGCGGAAGCCTCCAGCCCGGCCATCTCCGAAGAGCGTAAGCAAGAGATCGCCAAGGAAGCTCAGACGAAGATTCAGACCATCCAGCAAAAAGAGCGCGACGTAAACCAGTTCCGCCAGACCACGGATCGCCAGCTGCAGCAGCGCCGCCAGGCCATCACCGAGCTGCACCTTTCCGACATCCAGGCGGTTGTTACCGAAGTGGCCAAGGGCAAGGGCGCAGACCTCGTCCTGAACACTCAGGGCCTCGCTGTGGTTTACTCCAGCGAAGCCATGGACATCACCGAAGAAGTGATGACCAAGCTCAACGCGGACAAACCGTAG
- the lpxD gene encoding UDP-3-O-(3-hydroxymyristoyl)glucosamine N-acyltransferase gives MQIAFTVEQLKSLSGAGKSTGGFDGVVSGIAALKDAQPGDLSFLGNKKYTPEVKESQASVILVPADYEGEPKENQCFLAVQNPSLALARICGALESKLWPWPEPGIHPSAFIDESATIAPGAHIGPGCIIEAGATIGEGTWLQAQVFVGRDVVIGERCWLRPQVVIHAACVLGDRVRIHAGGVIGSDGFGYESPKGIHEKVPQIGNVIIENDVEIGANTTIDRARFSSTRIGEGAKIDNLVQIAHNVQVGPHCLIVAQAGVSGSTILDHHVVIAGQAGITGHLNLAAGTVVGAQGGVHFDTEPGKYYRGSPALEASLANRIHILSKRLPELFKRIEKIEDAVLSSSH, from the coding sequence ATGCAAATCGCGTTTACCGTAGAGCAACTGAAGAGCCTGAGTGGCGCCGGGAAATCCACTGGCGGCTTTGACGGCGTCGTGTCCGGAATTGCGGCCCTCAAGGACGCGCAACCGGGTGACCTGTCTTTCCTCGGCAACAAAAAATACACGCCGGAGGTCAAAGAAAGCCAGGCGAGCGTCATCCTCGTGCCCGCTGATTACGAGGGCGAGCCCAAGGAAAACCAATGCTTTCTGGCGGTGCAGAATCCCTCGCTGGCACTGGCCCGTATTTGCGGCGCACTGGAGTCCAAACTCTGGCCCTGGCCGGAGCCCGGCATCCACCCGAGCGCCTTCATTGATGAGTCCGCGACGATTGCCCCCGGCGCGCACATCGGCCCGGGCTGTATAATCGAAGCCGGTGCGACCATCGGCGAAGGAACGTGGCTACAGGCCCAGGTATTTGTTGGCCGCGATGTGGTAATCGGCGAGCGTTGCTGGCTGCGCCCGCAGGTGGTCATCCACGCCGCGTGTGTGCTCGGCGACCGCGTGCGCATTCATGCTGGCGGCGTGATCGGCTCCGACGGTTTTGGCTACGAGAGCCCCAAGGGCATCCACGAAAAGGTCCCGCAGATCGGTAACGTCATTATTGAGAACGACGTGGAGATCGGAGCCAACACCACTATCGACCGCGCGCGCTTCAGTAGCACCCGCATCGGGGAGGGGGCCAAGATCGACAACCTCGTGCAAATCGCGCACAACGTGCAGGTAGGCCCGCATTGCCTGATCGTGGCTCAGGCCGGCGTGTCCGGCAGCACTATCCTCGATCACCACGTGGTCATCGCCGGGCAGGCGGGAATCACCGGCCACTTGAATCTCGCCGCTGGCACCGTCGTCGGCGCGCAGGGTGGGGTCCATTTCGATACCGAGCCTGGTAAATACTACCGTGGCAGCCCTGCGCTGGAAGCCTCCCTGGCCAACCGCATCCACATCCTCTCCAAGCGCCTGCCCGAGCTGTTCAAGCGCATCGAGAAAATCGAAGACGCGGTCTTGTCTTCTTCGCACTAA
- a CDS encoding DUF4469 domain-containing protein: MLKYYLESFRNIDSQSGAKGQYIARVKGEDTLQGKALHQRLATRTGMREHEVAAVLAALGDEVRDSLREGRRVNLQGLAQFIPAIQGTFDDINELRDPKRHQVKVGVRLPPKLKKDINRQLSWERVHAPDTRLRPNITAVFNTRREHVTTLAPGTPLKLYGARLKFNEAAPDEGIFLVPTGQFPQQSIRLPDVVMNTPQWLITQAPYDLPPGEYRLEVCSRQRDCTTLVVGEYKQVLSVESPPVTALNQAVA; the protein is encoded by the coding sequence ATGCTGAAATACTATCTCGAATCCTTTCGAAACATTGACTCCCAATCCGGCGCCAAGGGCCAATACATCGCCCGCGTAAAAGGCGAAGATACCTTGCAGGGCAAGGCTTTGCATCAACGCCTCGCTACGCGAACCGGTATGCGCGAGCACGAGGTCGCCGCTGTGCTCGCAGCATTGGGCGACGAGGTCCGCGACAGCCTGCGCGAAGGCCGCCGCGTCAACCTACAGGGGCTGGCGCAGTTTATTCCCGCGATCCAGGGCACCTTCGACGATATCAACGAGCTTCGCGACCCGAAGCGCCACCAGGTCAAGGTCGGCGTCCGCCTGCCGCCCAAGCTCAAGAAAGACATCAACCGTCAACTAAGCTGGGAGCGCGTCCATGCGCCGGATACCCGTCTGCGCCCGAACATTACCGCCGTTTTCAACACGCGCCGGGAACACGTTACGACCCTCGCGCCCGGTACGCCACTGAAGCTCTACGGCGCGCGCCTGAAGTTCAACGAAGCCGCACCGGACGAGGGCATTTTCCTCGTCCCCACTGGCCAGTTTCCGCAACAGTCCATCCGCCTGCCGGACGTGGTGATGAACACGCCACAATGGCTGATCACCCAGGCACCTTACGACCTCCCGCCCGGCGAATACCGCCTCGAAGTCTGCTCCCGCCAGCGCGACTGCACCACCCTGGTGGTGGGTGAATACAAGCAGGTCTTGTCGGTCGAAAGCCCGCCAGTTACCGCCTTAAACCAAGCCGTCGCTTAG
- a CDS encoding alginate lyase family protein — MSLYQVIRQPRLLEAARSRIRKDDAAVRNETQWLRAEANNALRQGPLTIVEKQRTPPSGDKRDYMSQGPYWWANPDTPDGLPYIRRDGELNPESETFDRQKLKSVTHAIDVLALAWYFFDDSRYADHAVKLLRVFLLDEATGMRPHLEYGQAIPGICTGRGIGIIETVILAQPMVDAISLLKESPSLSSQDYASLQGWFSDYLDWLLTSSHGVCESKEHNNHGTAFDLQVCAMAMFTDQTDIARETLSTVFEKRIKQHIEPDGRQPHELSRTRALSYATYNLQLLFGLAAIGDKCSINLWNAVDETNRGLRVALDWLIPYWTQSAPFPYQQIVPFDYSVAEYLLYKASCAYDCSSYEEAARNLPAMKQSHRWNRYL, encoded by the coding sequence ATGTCTTTATATCAAGTCATACGTCAGCCAAGATTACTCGAGGCTGCACGCAGTCGCATCAGAAAGGACGATGCGGCTGTGCGCAACGAAACGCAATGGCTGCGCGCCGAAGCAAATAATGCACTACGCCAGGGCCCATTAACGATTGTTGAAAAACAGCGGACGCCGCCGAGTGGTGATAAACGTGACTACATGAGTCAAGGCCCTTACTGGTGGGCCAACCCGGATACCCCGGACGGCTTGCCTTATATTCGGCGGGATGGAGAGCTAAATCCCGAAAGTGAAACTTTTGATCGGCAAAAACTCAAGTCGGTTACCCATGCCATCGATGTCCTGGCGCTGGCTTGGTACTTTTTTGACGATTCGCGCTATGCCGATCATGCCGTGAAACTACTGCGTGTCTTTCTCCTGGACGAAGCCACCGGCATGCGGCCTCATCTAGAATATGGTCAGGCGATACCGGGCATCTGTACTGGCCGTGGCATCGGCATCATTGAAACAGTGATTTTAGCCCAGCCAATGGTAGACGCCATCTCCTTGCTTAAGGAGTCACCCAGTCTCTCATCGCAAGACTACGCAAGTTTGCAGGGCTGGTTCAGTGACTACCTGGACTGGCTGTTGACGAGTTCACATGGCGTATGTGAATCAAAGGAACATAACAACCACGGCACTGCCTTTGATTTACAGGTCTGTGCGATGGCAATGTTTACGGACCAGACAGATATCGCCCGGGAAACGCTGAGCACCGTTTTCGAAAAGCGAATCAAACAACACATCGAACCCGATGGTCGCCAGCCACACGAACTCTCACGAACCAGGGCCTTAAGCTACGCCACGTATAACTTGCAGTTACTATTCGGCCTGGCGGCGATCGGCGATAAGTGCTCGATCAATCTCTGGAACGCCGTTGATGAAACAAATCGCGGTTTGCGTGTAGCGCTCGACTGGCTCATCCCGTATTGGACGCAATCAGCGCCTTTTCCATACCAACAAATAGTCCCCTTCGATTACTCAGTTGCAGAATATCTGTTGTATAAGGCTTCATGCGCATACGATTGTTCATCCTATGAGGAAGCGGCCCGAAATTTGCCGGCCATGAAGCAGTCGCATCGATGGAATCGCTATCTGTAA
- a CDS encoding LacI family DNA-binding transcriptional regulator — translation MSKIQSVSMADIAKAANTTRNTVSVALRNKPGVSEETRVRIQAIAEKMGYRPNPLVSTLMGAIRSTRPIQCNANIAFIHCLDGPNQWRGRNHYENFFEGARQRGEFTGFSVSPVWLHESGANLKRMREMLLARGVSGVIIGPVEMPRRHILFPWDDFAVATIGLSLWRPKLHRAHSDLTQCMCLAVSELNKLNYQRIGIAYTDNSDSKFDYAWSSAVGREMANRPKCLCRPFIGNQGSINGFDEWLEREQPDAIIDATIHHLYDYLLGRGLSIPEKIGYVDLVRSDLPSEVATVHRDLSLLGAAALDIVTAQLMRNERGLPQNRRSVVIEGVWHPGKTVCQRAEK, via the coding sequence ATGAGCAAAATCCAATCCGTCAGTATGGCCGATATCGCCAAGGCCGCGAATACCACGCGAAACACTGTATCGGTTGCTCTGCGTAACAAGCCGGGAGTATCGGAGGAAACTCGAGTGCGCATCCAAGCGATTGCTGAAAAAATGGGCTATCGGCCCAACCCGCTGGTTTCTACGCTTATGGGGGCCATTCGCAGCACTCGGCCCATTCAATGTAATGCAAATATTGCATTCATACACTGCCTGGACGGCCCTAATCAGTGGCGGGGGCGCAACCATTACGAGAATTTCTTTGAGGGGGCCCGTCAGCGAGGAGAATTCACAGGATTCTCCGTGTCGCCGGTATGGCTTCACGAATCTGGGGCGAACTTAAAACGAATGCGAGAGATGCTCCTTGCCCGTGGCGTTAGTGGCGTGATCATTGGCCCTGTCGAGATGCCGCGGCGGCATATTCTTTTTCCTTGGGATGACTTTGCCGTGGCTACCATCGGCTTGTCTTTATGGCGACCGAAACTCCACCGGGCACATAGTGATCTAACTCAATGCATGTGCCTTGCTGTCAGCGAACTCAACAAGTTAAACTACCAGCGAATTGGCATCGCATATACTGACAATTCGGATTCGAAATTTGATTATGCGTGGTCATCTGCCGTCGGTCGCGAAATGGCGAATCGTCCCAAGTGTCTGTGTCGCCCGTTCATCGGCAATCAAGGCTCAATCAATGGTTTTGATGAATGGCTGGAGCGCGAGCAGCCCGACGCGATTATCGACGCTACGATTCACCATCTGTATGATTATTTGCTCGGCAGGGGGTTAAGCATTCCAGAGAAAATCGGTTACGTGGATTTGGTTCGCTCAGACTTACCCAGCGAAGTCGCTACAGTGCATCGCGATCTCAGTTTACTGGGTGCTGCTGCGCTGGACATCGTGACTGCACAGCTAATGCGCAATGAGCGAGGTTTGCCCCAAAACCGAAGGTCGGTAGTCATTGAAGGCGTCTGGCATCCGGGCAAAACCGTTTGCCAGCGGGCTGAGAAATAA
- the bamA gene encoding outer membrane protein assembly factor BamA produces the protein MKTTRHNLLDWTVKVFLLLSLILAPQLGWAQDLSGSAPVVEKIDIQFEGFKNVSEQNIYAHIQQRAGMPYEETQIDKSVRSLYQSGLFEFIEARRSTLPNGNFEVIFVVVPKYRVTKVVYEGLKDVDEDDFEDEVETADGLPLDEVRVKRDSTKIFDLLQKDGYTNAKVNYRIDRNEELGTATVAFIIDEGEKLDIDNIEFVGNEHYDSSDLRSMMVTEEYFWLWSWLIGGGRLQEEDFQRDLETLRAFYKNEGYLDVEIPESEVVLEYPSEGELDIIITIHEGRRYYVGEIAFQGNELFTTERLESILATKPGDYFSPSKIDEDVEIIKDFYGQIGYLDTYVRIERLPNVDDGTIDMTFIVTEGEQFYVETITLQGNTKTRNEVIIRELALAPGDVFDLVRMKASQSRLENTRFFDSVNLAPEASNLPNRRNLRVTVKEGSTGNLTFGAGFSSVESVVAFAELTQSNFDIFNYRSMFQGGGQKFRLRLSLGLESNQVLLSFEEPWVYQRELAFGFELYRTESDYLSTNYNELRMGMQLYLRKRLFELVEGRVSYTIEDVDIKDVNAFASPVIQQEEGNTLTSKVGFQLLRDTRNNLIWTTSGNRVQYITELAGTGLGGDANYIRQEVRATQYIPTFETFDQTIRLHGRTGTVLPTKRETGTFFNQRTQRFETYDDGVPFFDKYFLGGPYTLRGFDYREVGPKDPISGEPLGGDTMAMVQIEYIFRFIDQLGFKVFYDGGFVNKDAGDWGPNQPNTSSATFYDPATGMQSAPITGTAGGWNDDVGVGLIIMLLGSPLNLDLAWPIHTDEFNDQPGPVFNFSFGTVF, from the coding sequence CTGGCTCTGCGCCGGTTGTCGAAAAAATCGATATCCAGTTCGAGGGCTTCAAAAACGTAAGCGAGCAAAATATCTACGCGCACATTCAGCAGCGCGCTGGCATGCCTTACGAGGAGACGCAGATCGATAAATCGGTCCGCTCGCTCTACCAAAGCGGACTTTTTGAATTCATCGAGGCGCGCCGCTCCACCTTGCCCAATGGCAATTTCGAGGTGATCTTTGTCGTCGTGCCAAAATACCGCGTGACCAAGGTCGTTTACGAAGGCCTCAAGGACGTGGATGAAGACGATTTCGAGGACGAGGTGGAAACTGCCGACGGACTCCCGCTGGACGAAGTGCGCGTCAAGCGTGACTCCACCAAGATCTTTGACCTGCTCCAGAAGGACGGCTACACGAACGCCAAGGTCAACTACCGCATCGACCGCAATGAAGAGCTCGGCACGGCCACGGTTGCTTTCATCATCGACGAGGGCGAGAAGCTCGACATCGACAACATCGAATTCGTCGGCAATGAGCACTATGACTCCAGCGATTTGCGGAGCATGATGGTCACCGAAGAGTACTTCTGGCTTTGGTCCTGGCTGATCGGCGGTGGTCGCCTGCAGGAAGAGGACTTCCAGCGCGACCTCGAAACACTGCGCGCATTTTACAAGAACGAGGGTTACCTCGACGTGGAAATCCCTGAGTCCGAGGTGGTGCTCGAATACCCGTCCGAGGGTGAGCTGGACATCATCATCACGATCCATGAAGGCCGCCGCTACTACGTGGGCGAGATCGCCTTCCAGGGGAATGAACTCTTCACTACCGAGCGTCTGGAAAGCATTTTGGCGACCAAGCCCGGCGATTATTTCTCCCCGAGCAAGATCGATGAAGACGTTGAAATTATTAAGGATTTCTACGGCCAAATCGGTTACCTCGACACCTACGTGCGCATCGAGCGTCTGCCAAACGTCGATGACGGCACGATCGACATGACCTTCATCGTGACGGAAGGTGAGCAGTTCTACGTCGAGACAATCACCTTGCAGGGCAACACCAAGACCCGGAATGAAGTCATCATCCGCGAACTGGCCCTGGCTCCGGGTGACGTATTTGACCTCGTCCGCATGAAGGCCAGCCAGTCGCGTCTGGAAAATACCCGCTTCTTTGATTCCGTCAACCTCGCTCCCGAGGCGAGCAATTTGCCGAACCGCCGCAACCTGCGCGTTACGGTGAAAGAGGGCAGCACGGGTAACCTGACCTTCGGTGCCGGTTTCAGCTCGGTGGAGTCGGTCGTGGCCTTTGCTGAGTTGACCCAGAGTAACTTCGACATCTTCAACTACCGCTCGATGTTCCAGGGTGGTGGTCAGAAGTTCCGCCTGCGTCTCTCTCTTGGTCTGGAGTCCAATCAGGTGCTTTTGTCTTTTGAAGAGCCTTGGGTTTACCAGCGTGAGTTGGCCTTCGGTTTTGAGCTGTATCGCACGGAGTCGGACTATCTCTCCACCAACTATAATGAGCTCCGCATGGGTATGCAGCTCTACCTGCGCAAGCGCCTCTTCGAACTCGTGGAAGGCCGTGTGTCCTACACGATTGAAGATGTCGACATCAAGGACGTGAATGCTTTCGCATCGCCGGTCATTCAGCAGGAGGAGGGCAACACGCTCACTTCCAAGGTTGGCTTCCAGCTCCTACGTGATACCCGCAACAATCTGATCTGGACGACCAGTGGTAACCGCGTCCAGTACATCACCGAGCTGGCTGGCACCGGTTTGGGTGGCGACGCCAATTACATACGTCAGGAAGTCCGCGCCACACAGTACATTCCCACCTTCGAAACCTTTGACCAAACGATCCGCCTGCATGGGCGCACCGGCACGGTCCTCCCGACCAAGCGCGAGACTGGCACCTTCTTCAACCAGCGCACGCAGCGTTTCGAAACCTACGATGACGGTGTGCCGTTCTTCGATAAATACTTCCTGGGCGGACCTTACACGCTGCGTGGTTTCGATTACCGCGAAGTTGGCCCGAAGGACCCGATCTCCGGCGAGCCGCTGGGGGGTGACACCATGGCAATGGTTCAGATCGAGTATATCTTCCGCTTCATCGACCAGCTTGGTTTCAAGGTATTCTACGACGGTGGTTTCGTGAACAAAGACGCCGGAGACTGGGGCCCCAATCAGCCCAATACCTCCAGTGCTACTTTCTACGACCCAGCCACGGGTATGCAGTCGGCACCGATTACCGGCACTGCGGGTGGCTGGAATGACGACGTGGGCGTTGGCCTGATCATCATGCTCTTGGGCTCACCGCTCAACCTCGACTTGGCTTGGCCGATCCACACCGATGAGTTTAATGACCAGCCGGGGCCGGTGTTTAACTTTTCCTTTGGAACGGTCTTCTAA